The Hevea brasiliensis isolate MT/VB/25A 57/8 unplaced genomic scaffold, ASM3005281v1 Scaf709, whole genome shotgun sequence genomic interval ACATTCAGTGAGCCCTACTCTCCAAGTACTTCTCCTCATTTCTCTTGCCTCATCTTTAGCAAAGGGAGCTGTACAGTATAATGTAGTAAGTTATGGTGCCAAACCTGATGGCAAAACAGATTCAACCAAAGCCTTTCTAGCAGCTTGGACACAAGCCTGTGCCTCCACAAAATCAACCATCGTATATGTTCCTAAAGGAAGGTTCTTTCTTCGTAAAGTGGCATTCCAGGGTCCTTGCAAAAACAATGCTATTGTTTTGCGTATAGATGGTACCCTTGTGGCTCCTTCAGATTACAAGGTCATAGGCAGTTCTGGGAACTGGCTGATCTTTGAACATGTTCAAGGGGTTACGGTTTCTGGTGGGACTCTTGATGGACAAGGTACTGGATTGTGGTCTTGCAAGGCCTCTGGCAAGAGTTGCCCTGCCGGTGCAACGGTAAGTACGTTATATGTG includes:
- the LOC131177717 gene encoding polygalacturonase-like: MAHSVSPTLQVLLLISLASSLAKGAVQYNVVSYGAKPDGKTDSTKAFLAAWTQACASTKSTIVYVPKGRFFLRKVAFQGPCKNNAIVLRIDGTLVAPSDYKVIGSSGNWLIFEHVQGVTVSGGTLDGQGTGLWSCKASGKSCPAGAT